The genomic window AGCACAGGTTTTGCCCGTGGCCATCCGGGGAAGCCGCAATGTCCTGCCGGTGGGAAGTTTCATCCTCCGCCGGGGCAGGATCACTTTAAACATAGGAGATGTGATGACCTTTTCCGGACAGGGGAAAGTAAGCCGGGAGAATATGGGAGAGATGAATGAGAAGCTGGACAAAGAGTTCAGGCAGCTATTCAACGCGCAATTTAACGGGAGGATTTTTAATGGAGCAAGTAAAAGCATATGATACAAATATCCCTGCAGCGGAAGTTACGGTAAATTCCACAATACCTTTCAGGGATTCCGGCAGCGGCAGGCCCCGCATCGCCCTTACCCTGGGCGGCGGAGGAGCCAGGGGATTGGCCCACATAGGAGTGTTAAAAGTTCTGGTTTCCGAGGGCATCCCTGTGGACTTTGTAACCGGGGCCAGCATGGGAGCCGTCATAGGGGGCGCCTTTGCAGCCGGGTTTCCTGTAGAGGAAATGGAGCAGATAGCCATAAAGACCGGTATAAAAAAGATGCTCTCCTGGGCGGATTTTATATGGCCCCGGCGGGGCCTGGTGGCCGGGGACAGGGTGGAGAAAAATTATGAACAAATTACCTTCGGCAAGAACTTCGATGAGCTTGACATCCCTTCCACCTTTGTGGCCACAGACATAGATACCGGAGAGGAAGTAAGGCTCAGCTCCGGGAAAGTGGCAAGGGCCCTCAGAGCCAGCACCGCGGTGCCGGGCATTTTCAACCCCGTGTATATGGACGGCCGGAGGCTGGTGGACGGCTCCATAGCCGCATCGGTGCCGGTATCCGCAGCCTTTTCCATGGGCGCCGATGTGGTCATCGCCCTGGATGTGAGAAGTGATGTGGATGCCACCGAAAAACTCATGCGCATAAAAAACTGGTGGAACAAAAAGAAAAACTCCAGAAAAGTTTCGTATCTTGCCCTTTCCGGAGGCTTTGTCTTAAAATATGTAGAGCCGGTACTGCCGGAAAGCATAAGCTTCGTAGCAAAGACTCTGGAATTTTGCAAAAAGAAAGGCGATGACTATGAGCTTTGCAAAGATACCGCCGGTTCCGGAGGACAAAATCGCAGTATGATTGCCATAAAGCCCAGGGTGAGCCACATAAAATGGTTCCAATTCTATAAGGCAAAGGAATGCATAACCGCCGGCGAAAAAGCGGCGGAAGAAGCCCTGAGGGATCTGGAAAAGATAATGTAGGTGCCAGACCCTCACTTTTTTACTTATGGCATCTTATACACAGGCCGGTTCATACACCAGTTCTCCCGTCTCATATCTGTGAAGATTCAATATTTCAATGGGCAAGTGGCATTTGCCTTCAGTGATAAGCTCCGCCAGCAGCAAACCTATGATGGGGCCCATCTGGAAGCCGTGCCCGCTCCAGCCCAGGTCCAGATAAAAACCCTCCACAGGTGTGGCACCTATGATAGCCTGGGAATCAGGGGTCATATCATAAAGCCCCGCCCAGTGCCTTACAATGCGCACATTCTTTATAGCCGGCAGGTGAAAAACGAATTTTTTCACCGCATCCTCCAGAAAACGCCAGCTGGCATCGGTATTAAACTCTTTTGGTTCATGTTCCGGGTCCCCCACCCCCATGAGAATAGTGCCGTTGGGGTTTTGCTTAAAATAGGTGCCGTGCTGGGACGAAAGTACCATGCAGGGCAGAAAATATTCCACAGGCTCTGTCACAAAAATCTGGTGCCGTTCGGGATAAACCGGCACATCCAGGCCCACCATAGCAGAAAGTCGCCTGCCGTAAGCCCCGGCGCAGTTTACTATTACCGGAGTATCTATGGTACCCGCTGTGGTGCGGACCCTGAAATTTCCCGGAGATAAAATCTCTATTCCTGTGACCTCGGTATATGTATTTATATCCACTCCCAGCTTCCTGGCTGCGGCCGCGTAGGCATACGTCACCTGGAAGGGATTGGCGTGGCCATCCCTGGGGTTAAACGACCCTCCCACCACCCCTTCAATGTTAAGCTTCGGCACTATGTCCTTGATTTCCTCGGGGCTTAAAAAGCGCGAGTCTTCTATGCCCAGGCTGTTTTGCAGCTTTATGTTTTGCCTGAGCTGCTCCGCCTGGGATTCGCTGTAAGCAAGCCATATGTAGCCTCCATGGGTTATCTCCAGGCTCCTGTTCCATCCCAGTTCTTCGTCCAGATTTTCCAGTATCTCCATGCCTTCTTTCATGAGCAGGCAGTTTATCTCGGTACCGAACTGGTGCCTGATGCCGGCGGCGCACCTGCCTGTGGCTCCGCTGGCGATATAGTCTTTCTCCAGAAGCACCACATCCCTCATGCCCTTTCTGGCAAGGTTGTAAGCCACGGAACACCCGTGAACCCCTCCGCCAATGACTACAGCCTGAGCTGTATTTTTCATGGATTGCGCCTCCCTGAAATAATGTTGTAATGTACATTGTCATTATTTAGATTATACAACATTTACAATAGAGAGTAAATTGAAATTGTTAAATATTAAATAAAAAGCATGTAAATTTCGAAAGATAGTAATCGATACAATAGCCTGCAAATAGGTACGTCTGGCAGCAGAGTTGGTGCAGGTGATTGAAAATTTTTTTATTTATGAAGGAATAAACCCGAACCATATAGAATAAATATTCAAAGTTCACTTAAAAACAACTCTATTTTTTATAAATTAATGAACAAGGGGGATTTTTACATGAAAATAATCGTTCTTGGCGGTGGGCTGGTGGGCGGTGTCATTGCAAAGGACCTGGCAAAAGACGGCGACCTTGAGGTCACCGTGGCCGACATTAACGGTGAAACCCTGCAAAATCTACAAAAGCAAGCACCTGTGAAAGCCCGCCAGGCGGACCTTTCTAAACCGGGGCTTATAAAGGAATTGGTTTCGGACTACGACATGGTGGTGGGGGCCGTCCCGGGATTCCTTGGGCTTTCCATGGCGCGACAGGTGATAGAGGCCGGAAAAAACCTGGTGGACATCTCTTTTGCACCCGAAGACTATACTGTTTTAGACGGGCTGGCCCGGGAAAAAGGAGTCACGGCCCTGGTAGACTGCGGAGTGGCTCCGGGCATGAGCAATATCCTGGTGAGCTACCTGGCCGGCTGCCTTGATGAAGCTCAAAGTGCCGAGATACTGGTGGGGGGACTCCCCCAGGTCCGGTACTGGCCCTACGAATATAAAATAGTTTTTTCCGCCATAGACGTCATAGAGGAATACACCCGGCCCG from Biomaibacter acetigenes includes these protein-coding regions:
- a CDS encoding patatin-like phospholipase family protein, with translation MEQVKAYDTNIPAAEVTVNSTIPFRDSGSGRPRIALTLGGGGARGLAHIGVLKVLVSEGIPVDFVTGASMGAVIGGAFAAGFPVEEMEQIAIKTGIKKMLSWADFIWPRRGLVAGDRVEKNYEQITFGKNFDELDIPSTFVATDIDTGEEVRLSSGKVARALRASTAVPGIFNPVYMDGRRLVDGSIAASVPVSAAFSMGADVVIALDVRSDVDATEKLMRIKNWWNKKKNSRKVSYLALSGGFVLKYVEPVLPESISFVAKTLEFCKKKGDDYELCKDTAGSGGQNRSMIAIKPRVSHIKWFQFYKAKECITAGEKAAEEALRDLEKIM
- a CDS encoding NAD(P)/FAD-dependent oxidoreductase, giving the protein MKNTAQAVVIGGGVHGCSVAYNLARKGMRDVVLLEKDYIASGATGRCAAGIRHQFGTEINCLLMKEGMEILENLDEELGWNRSLEITHGGYIWLAYSESQAEQLRQNIKLQNSLGIEDSRFLSPEEIKDIVPKLNIEGVVGGSFNPRDGHANPFQVTYAYAAAARKLGVDINTYTEVTGIEILSPGNFRVRTTAGTIDTPVIVNCAGAYGRRLSAMVGLDVPVYPERHQIFVTEPVEYFLPCMVLSSQHGTYFKQNPNGTILMGVGDPEHEPKEFNTDASWRFLEDAVKKFVFHLPAIKNVRIVRHWAGLYDMTPDSQAIIGATPVEGFYLDLGWSGHGFQMGPIIGLLLAELITEGKCHLPIEILNLHRYETGELVYEPACV